One region of Leptospira fainei serovar Hurstbridge str. BUT 6 genomic DNA includes:
- the purB gene encoding adenylosuccinate lyase: protein MIDRYSNPEIARIWELENKFNIWKEIEILACEVRTKKGEIPEEDFEEILSKARFKVDEILEIESKVHHDVIAFLTNMNSYIGPAGRHVHHGLTSSDIGDTALCVQMVQAMELILRKTDQLIEAIREKAIQYRDLPCIGRSHGIHAEPMTLGLKFALFYEEMRRNRSRLQIAKEEVAVGKLSGAVGTYSNIEPDIEEYVCERLGLKPDPIATQVVSRDRHAAYMSALGVTAASLDRFATEVRLLQKTEGREVEEPFSVGQKGSSAMPHKRNPVICERISGISRVVRSNVQTALQNVPLWHERDISHSSAERIVIPDSTIALEYILDKMLFVVKNLHVYPDAIERTLGITRGLIFSQKVLLHLIEKGGITREDAYSIVQGHAMAVWADQTQTLKGRLAADPKVQAVLKPDDLDSIFRIEPYLAKVGLIYKRLGLE from the coding sequence ATGATCGACCGTTATTCTAACCCGGAAATTGCAAGAATCTGGGAGCTAGAAAATAAATTCAATATTTGGAAGGAGATCGAAATTCTCGCCTGCGAAGTGAGAACTAAGAAGGGAGAAATCCCGGAAGAGGATTTCGAAGAGATTCTGTCCAAAGCTCGTTTTAAGGTCGATGAGATACTGGAAATCGAATCGAAGGTTCATCACGATGTGATCGCGTTCTTAACCAATATGAATTCTTATATCGGTCCCGCCGGACGTCACGTACATCACGGTCTTACTTCGTCCGATATCGGCGATACCGCCTTATGTGTACAAATGGTGCAGGCGATGGAACTCATTCTTCGTAAGACCGATCAACTGATCGAGGCGATCCGAGAAAAGGCGATTCAGTATAGAGACCTTCCTTGCATCGGTAGATCTCATGGAATTCACGCAGAGCCGATGACTCTCGGATTAAAATTCGCTCTTTTTTATGAAGAGATGCGGAGGAACAGAAGCCGCCTTCAAATTGCAAAGGAAGAAGTCGCGGTCGGCAAACTTTCCGGCGCGGTCGGGACTTATTCCAATATCGAACCCGATATAGAAGAGTATGTATGCGAACGATTAGGTTTAAAGCCGGATCCGATCGCGACTCAGGTCGTGTCTAGAGATAGACATGCAGCATATATGTCCGCTCTCGGCGTGACTGCCGCTAGCTTAGATCGCTTTGCTACCGAGGTTCGTCTCTTGCAAAAGACCGAGGGTCGCGAAGTGGAAGAACCGTTTTCCGTGGGACAAAAGGGTTCCTCGGCGATGCCGCATAAACGAAATCCAGTGATCTGCGAAAGAATTTCAGGAATCTCCAGAGTTGTGCGTTCGAACGTGCAAACGGCTTTGCAGAATGTTCCGCTCTGGCATGAACGGGATATTTCTCATTCTTCTGCCGAACGAATCGTTATCCCGGATTCGACGATAGCGCTTGAATACATTTTAGATAAGATGCTCTTTGTAGTCAAAAACCTGCATGTTTATCCTGATGCAATTGAAAGAACGTTAGGAATTACGCGGGGCTTAATATTTTCTCAAAAGGTCCTTCTTCACTTGATCGAAAAAGGAGGAATTACTCGAGAAGATGCGTACTCGATAGTTCAAGGACATGCGATGGCGGTTTGGGCTGACCAAACTCAGACCTTGAAAGGAAGACTCGCTGCGGATCCGAAAGTTCAAGCCGTTCTGAAGCCGGATGATCTGGACTCAATTTTCCGAATCGAACCTTACCTGGCAAAAGTCGGTCTGATCTACAAACGTCTTGGATTAGAATAA
- a CDS encoding PAS domain-containing protein gives MSNPWLLPSLLASLPSGIFLFSIYFYLYYREKQKALLMWAICCFFHILFYVGNIFLAAGMSEIYRFYPNVTFDFLIATFQLAGCMYFLKRSTPRIVKVIFVIVGVWAVYLDLINTENFLLMTPVYILIGFSQIFTGISFLKLTENNIGKTLTGWIFILWGFLILNYPVLRPMPEYAHIGFLIGGFFRTSAAITILLFYFEETKNTLQKTQNNYKKIIDTTQEGIWMIDKDANTSFVNDKMCDFLEISKKDFIGKSLFDFIEPEYKANVEKRLTERQSGLSEIHEFHFKNKKGESIWLLMSSSPIFDIHGNYEGALAMSTDITPFKRAESALKERERQLSTLIKNLPGIAYRCKVNIDWTMEFISDGCFELTGYSPSDFVDNRTVSFGSIIHEEDSERVYNEVVTAINANQSYRLVYRILHRNGCLRWAWEQGSAVKGENGEILALEGFITDFSQVKAAEEIMSKTLEEKEILLREVHHRVKNYLQVLSSLLSMHMDLSEESESKSVLSESQNRIQSMAYVHESLYGKNSVSDEFFPEYVGRLVESLLRSFGYQTHEIQIDLRCEPVPLRQNAFIPIGLILNELVTNALKHAFTSMPSVEVKSLGIAFYTEGNWVHLEVSDNGGGKDSKARPSESMGLELVDLLAKQLKGNVLDLTHRQGTMTRVRFPILG, from the coding sequence ATTCTCCATATATTTCTATCTCTATTATAGGGAAAAACAGAAAGCCCTGCTTATGTGGGCCATCTGCTGCTTCTTCCATATTCTGTTTTACGTCGGCAATATCTTTTTAGCAGCGGGAATGAGCGAGATTTACAGATTCTATCCTAATGTGACCTTCGATTTTTTAATTGCGACTTTCCAATTGGCCGGATGCATGTATTTCTTAAAAAGGTCCACGCCGCGCATAGTGAAAGTAATCTTTGTGATCGTCGGAGTCTGGGCCGTCTATCTAGACCTTATTAATACCGAAAATTTTTTATTGATGACTCCGGTTTATATCCTAATCGGATTTTCCCAGATATTTACCGGTATTTCCTTTTTAAAATTAACGGAAAACAATATCGGGAAAACGCTCACGGGCTGGATATTCATTCTATGGGGTTTTCTCATTCTAAATTATCCGGTTCTGAGACCGATGCCTGAATATGCGCATATCGGTTTTTTAATCGGCGGTTTTTTTAGAACCTCCGCCGCGATCACCATTCTGTTATTTTATTTCGAAGAGACTAAAAACACGTTACAGAAAACCCAAAATAATTATAAAAAGATAATAGATACCACTCAGGAAGGGATTTGGATGATCGATAAAGACGCGAACACTTCCTTTGTGAACGATAAGATGTGCGATTTTCTTGAAATATCAAAAAAGGATTTTATCGGAAAATCCCTATTCGACTTTATCGAACCTGAATATAAAGCGAACGTCGAAAAGAGATTAACCGAAAGGCAATCAGGATTAAGCGAAATTCACGAATTTCATTTTAAAAATAAAAAAGGCGAATCCATTTGGTTATTGATGTCCAGTAGCCCGATTTTCGATATTCACGGAAATTATGAAGGTGCGCTCGCTATGAGTACGGATATCACACCGTTCAAGAGGGCCGAGAGCGCCCTAAAGGAGCGTGAACGACAGCTTTCCACTTTGATAAAGAATCTACCGGGAATCGCATATCGATGCAAAGTGAACATCGACTGGACGATGGAATTTATTAGCGACGGATGCTTTGAATTAACCGGCTATTCTCCTTCCGATTTCGTAGATAATCGGACCGTTTCGTTCGGAAGTATTATCCATGAAGAGGATAGTGAACGAGTCTATAATGAGGTCGTGACTGCCATTAACGCAAATCAATCCTATCGTCTGGTTTATCGCATTTTGCATCGAAATGGCTGCCTTCGATGGGCTTGGGAACAAGGTTCCGCCGTAAAGGGAGAAAATGGAGAAATTTTAGCTTTAGAGGGATTTATCACCGATTTTAGCCAAGTAAAGGCCGCAGAAGAGATAATGTCAAAAACTCTTGAAGAGAAGGAGATCCTACTAAGGGAGGTCCATCATCGAGTGAAGAATTATCTACAAGTGCTCTCCAGTTTGCTATCCATGCACATGGATTTGAGCGAAGAATCCGAATCAAAATCGGTGCTTTCCGAAAGCCAAAATCGAATCCAGTCGATGGCTTACGTGCATGAATCGCTGTACGGAAAAAATTCCGTTAGCGATGAGTTCTTTCCCGAATACGTCGGCAGACTCGTTGAAAGTCTTTTACGATCTTTCGGATACCAGACGCACGAGATTCAGATAGATCTTCGCTGCGAACCGGTTCCTCTTAGGCAAAACGCGTTTATCCCGATCGGTCTCATATTAAACGAATTAGTCACAAACGCTTTAAAACATGCGTTTACTTCAATGCCTTCCGTCGAAGTAAAGTCGCTCGGGATCGCTTTTTACACAGAAGGTAACTGGGTTCACTTAGAAGTGAGCGATAACGGAGGTGGTAAAGACTCGAAAGCTCGACCGTCCGAGTCCATGGGTTTAGAACTCGTAGATCTGTTAGCCAAACAACTAAAGGGAAACGTTCTCGATTTGACTCATCGTCAAGGAACGATGACTCGAGTTCGATTCCCGATCTTAGGTTAA
- a CDS encoding sterol desaturase family protein — translation MTELVQKIGYEGYYVFTLVTLWVRYLFMAGLAYFFIWYVFRDKLKHRIIQSRLPEKDKIYYELKYSALTLFIFAASGILVYWMKEQGFTLLYDKVSDYGVVYMVFSIAALILLHDTYFYWTHRLMHHPLLFKRMHLTHHRSTNPSPWAAFSFHPYEAVVEAGIIPLAALILPMHSIALLVFFFYSNFLNVLGHLSFELFPKGFLDNKLLRWHNTTTHHNMHHRYFNCNYGLYFNIWDRLMGTNHPKYLETFREVTNRDPEEVSVTVANTQSV, via the coding sequence ATGACTGAGTTGGTTCAAAAAATCGGATACGAAGGTTACTACGTATTCACGCTCGTGACACTATGGGTAAGATATTTATTCATGGCCGGGTTAGCTTATTTCTTTATATGGTATGTTTTTAGGGATAAATTGAAACACAGGATTATCCAATCGCGATTGCCTGAAAAAGATAAGATTTATTACGAGCTTAAATATTCCGCCCTAACTTTATTTATTTTTGCCGCTTCGGGAATCTTGGTCTATTGGATGAAAGAGCAAGGCTTTACTTTATTGTACGATAAGGTTTCCGATTACGGAGTCGTTTACATGGTCTTCAGCATCGCGGCATTAATATTGTTACATGATACGTATTTTTATTGGACTCACCGGTTAATGCATCATCCGCTCCTATTCAAAAGAATGCATTTAACTCATCATAGATCCACAAACCCATCTCCGTGGGCCGCTTTTTCTTTCCACCCATACGAAGCGGTCGTCGAAGCGGGGATTATACCTTTAGCGGCCTTGATCTTGCCGATGCATTCGATAGCCCTTTTGGTTTTTTTCTTTTATAGCAATTTTCTAAACGTTTTAGGTCATCTCTCCTTCGAACTATTTCCGAAAGGATTTTTGGATAATAAACTTCTTAGATGGCATAATACCACGACGCATCACAATATGCATCATCGATATTTTAACTGTAATTACGGATTATATTTTAATATTTGGGATCGATTAATGGGAACGAATCATCCGAAATATTTGGAAACTTTCCGGGAAGTTACTAACCGGGATCCGGAAGAAGTTTCGGTCACTGTTGCAAACACGCAAAGCGTGTGA
- a CDS encoding Rossmann-fold NAD(P)-binding domain-containing protein, whose translation MDSFAILGLGYTGLRALRALEVDLPVLGFSANTHTETSKKFDFAKPEAIRRFKSEFEISPFDALIVTFPIHSLATRDLFLEVLPKVARRFWLLGTTSVYRRGGDILETTAKNSGHERYEIEDRFLESGGKILRLCGIYGPKRNPGDWARKGLVKKAKRQLNLVHVEDIIQVLRRILLDSQDGLPSELLLSDNQWHTWFEIFRFLEDNGKIDPRKEEESDREDAFVDSSLIRKFLPGLQTKDFWGELEKLEELT comes from the coding sequence ATGGATTCTTTCGCAATTCTCGGATTAGGTTATACCGGATTGCGAGCACTTCGCGCATTGGAAGTTGACCTTCCGGTTTTAGGTTTTTCGGCAAACACTCATACTGAAACCTCTAAAAAATTCGATTTCGCAAAACCGGAAGCGATCCGAAGGTTTAAGTCCGAATTTGAAATCTCCCCTTTTGATGCTTTGATCGTAACCTTCCCGATTCATTCTCTTGCTACCCGGGATTTGTTTTTGGAGGTCTTGCCGAAAGTCGCTCGCCGATTTTGGTTGCTCGGGACGACGAGTGTTTATCGACGCGGAGGGGATATACTCGAGACGACCGCTAAAAATTCCGGCCACGAGCGTTACGAAATCGAAGACCGATTCTTGGAGAGCGGGGGAAAAATTTTAAGGCTTTGCGGGATCTACGGACCGAAACGGAATCCGGGTGATTGGGCGCGAAAAGGTCTGGTTAAAAAAGCCAAGCGACAACTGAACTTAGTTCATGTTGAAGATATTATTCAAGTTCTTCGAAGAATCCTCCTAGACAGTCAGGATGGTCTCCCATCGGAGCTTTTATTATCCGACAACCAATGGCATACTTGGTTTGAAATCTTCCGGTTTTTGGAAGATAATGGAAAAATCGACCCGAGAAAGGAGGAGGAATCGGATCGGGAAGACGCATTTGTCGACAGCAGTCTAATTAGGAAATTTCTTCCTGGTTTACAAACAAAGGACTTTTGGGGAGAATTGGAAAAACTGGAAGAACTCACTTGA
- a CDS encoding helix-turn-helix transcriptional regulator, whose translation MISEITNILHYFCLSNLIFLIGLFAWRYHYDLRIRIAAGFSFGIICYIILSLDPDRLILLPIRVALFGGLLSLPFFFWILSSAIFVDNFKPRMWHWSLLAGKILISALLVYPVLDEISMRGPIESETVLAHIIVPTLLSLAFVLAAILQTYSGRKDDLVETRRRLREVHILVTGSVITFGIFSHLILRGKALSEILDLLNVILAWGLILAFMHLVLELKDGLVDPEPDGESEEEERVIQADPALKKKLVVAFEEEKLYRKDGLTIGQLAEDLEVQEYKLRRLINQAMGFRNFPDFLNRYRIQEACEILLDSRKDELPIIRIAMDLGYQSLGPFNRAFKELTGVTPTEFRKNRERQPQT comes from the coding sequence TTGATCTCCGAGATCACAAATATCCTTCATTATTTTTGTCTTTCGAATTTAATCTTTCTCATAGGATTATTTGCCTGGAGATATCATTACGATCTCCGAATTCGAATCGCGGCAGGTTTCTCTTTCGGGATAATCTGCTATATTATCCTTTCGTTGGATCCGGACAGACTTATTCTTCTTCCGATTCGTGTCGCGTTATTCGGAGGACTTCTTAGTTTACCATTTTTTTTCTGGATCTTGAGTTCCGCCATATTCGTGGATAATTTTAAGCCGAGGATGTGGCATTGGTCGTTATTGGCGGGAAAGATTTTGATTTCAGCTTTACTGGTTTATCCGGTATTGGATGAAATCAGTATGAGGGGGCCGATCGAATCGGAAACCGTACTCGCTCATATCATAGTTCCTACATTACTTTCTCTTGCATTCGTTCTTGCTGCGATTCTGCAGACGTACTCAGGAAGAAAAGACGACTTAGTGGAAACTCGACGCAGATTGAGGGAGGTCCACATTCTTGTTACGGGAAGCGTAATCACTTTCGGGATTTTCTCTCATCTGATTTTACGCGGAAAAGCTCTCTCTGAAATTCTGGATTTATTGAATGTGATTCTTGCTTGGGGATTAATCCTTGCGTTCATGCATTTAGTGCTCGAGCTTAAGGACGGTTTGGTCGATCCGGAGCCTGACGGAGAAAGCGAGGAAGAAGAACGGGTCATACAAGCGGACCCGGCTTTAAAGAAAAAATTGGTCGTCGCTTTCGAAGAAGAAAAGCTCTATCGAAAGGACGGATTAACGATAGGACAATTGGCGGAAGATTTGGAAGTTCAGGAATATAAATTAAGGCGTCTAATTAACCAGGCGATGGGTTTTCGAAATTTTCCCGACTTCCTGAATCGGTATCGGATCCAAGAGGCGTGTGAGATCCTATTGGATTCGAGAAAGGATGAGCTCCCAATCATTCGAATCGCTATGGATTTAGGATACCAATCCTTGGGTCCGTTTAATCGGGCATTTAAGGAACTTACCGGCGTAACGCCGACCGAATTTCGTAAAAATCGCGAAAGGCAACCTCAGACGTAA